A part of Capsicum annuum cultivar UCD-10X-F1 chromosome 6, UCD10Xv1.1, whole genome shotgun sequence genomic DNA contains:
- the LOC107875168 gene encoding polycomb group RING finger protein 6-like — translation MDSITTTPVPASDIPINQGNSRSINRKLSTRFPSSKDAMYPDDMVNEFGPRTRTLSRNSSKAHRGSASARFDSSMSIRRSGRMIDGESGRMEYEVEEESEKDEEENEEDNTEEGEDEAKEGKEPVRMSLMALLAESEGSPYMMGEDEDEDEDDSGAYVGEDHLNNCCVCQVRHKGAAFVPCGHSFCRLCSRELWVEGGNCPLCNNFILEILDIF, via the coding sequence ATGGATTCGATTACCACAACCCCTGTTCCGGCTTCTGACATTCCAATTAATCAGGGTAATAGTCGATCTATTAACCGTAAGCTTTCTACTCGATTTCCTTCATCCAAAGATGCAATGTACCCCGATGACATGGTTAACGAATTTGGACCGAGGACTAGGACACTGAGCCGGAATTCAAGTAAAGCTCATAGAGGAAGCGCAAGCGCAAGATTTGACTCTTCAATGTCAATAAGAAGATCGGGAAGAATGATTGATGGCGAAAGTGGTAGGATGGAGTATGAAGTGGAGGAGGAGTCAGAAAAAGACGAGGAGGAAAATGAGGAAGACAACACAGAAGAAGGAGAAGACGAAGCGAAAGAGGGAAAGGAGCCGGTGAGAATGTCACTGATGGCGCTATTAGCCGAGTCAGAAGGGTCACCATACATGATGGGAGAGGACGAGGATGAGGATGAGGACGACAGTGGGGCCTATGTAGGTGAAGATCACTTAAACAATTGTTGTGTTTGCCAAGTTAGACATAAAGGTGCTGCATTTGTGCCATGTGGACACTCATTTTGTAGGTTATGTTCAAGGGAACTTTGGGTTGAAGGAGGTAATTGTCCACTTTGCAACAATTTCATATTGGAAATTCTTGACATTTTCTAA